GCGGAACCTGTTGCTCGGGCGCCGCGGATTTTGCGGTCGGCACACGACCGAACAGCCAGCGGGCCAGACGCCTGGCATCCTCGACGCGGACGCAGCCGGCACTCTGCTTCCGGTCGGCGGCGCCGAACAGCCGCTTGTCGGGTGTGTCGTGCAGATAGACACCGAACTGATTGGGGAACATGAACTTCATGTTCCCCATCGAATTCTTCGGTCCGGGCAATTGCCGCATCGGCACTTCGACCTCGCCTCTCGCTACTGCACGCCAGTCGATCGTCTTGGCGTCCACCGGCTTCGCGTCGTCGGACCAGTCGGAAAGAATCTGGTAGCGCTCGGCCCGGATGTAGCCGAGACCTTGCGAAAGCACCTTGGGCGCAACCCGGCTCTGCACCAGATCGGGCGGCACGTTCCAATAGGGGTTCAGCACCGCGAAACGGATATAGGCGGCGAGCATCGGTGTCGGCTCGGTGACCCGGCCGACGATCACCTTCATCGAATCCACCGGACGGCCGCCCTGATACATCCACAAACGCTGGGCGGCGGCGTCAACGAGGACGTAGCGATCCGCCATGGACGGCAGCGCACGCGCACGCTCGAGATTGAGGCGGAGCTTGGCCGCGAAGTCGCGCGGACCGGTGTTCAGCAGGGCGATCGTTGGCTTGTCGGCGATGCCGTTCCCGGCGAGCCCGTGGCTGGCCTGAAAGGCGCGAACGGCGGCACCGGTCTCGACGTCGAACAGGTCGCCAGGCGATAGCCCGAGCCGCATGCGCAGATCCTGCACCCGCTCGCCCCGCATTCCGCTGCGCAGCGGCGGTCCCTCGGCGATCCGGGTTTGCGGCAAGTCGCCCCAGCGCTCGCTCCAGAGAAGATAAGCCTCGCGCAGCTGCTCGTAGAGAGGATGGGTGCCGAGCGCCTCCGACAGCGAGGCCGGCTTTCCCGCCGCTCCGGCCGCCCGATCGAGCGTCGCTCCGGGCGACGGTGCCGTCGGGATCAGGGCCGCGTCGACATAGGTCATGTCGGCGGCGCGGCTGCGGCGCAGATCCCGCGCATATTTCAGGAAGCCGCGCGACAGCTGCACTTCCGCGCGCGCCGCCCCCTTGGAAGAGTTCGCATCATCGAAGGCGCTGCGCAAACGCCGCACCTGATAGTCGCGGGGGTCGAGCCCGTCGGCATCCGCCGTTTCGAGCCGCGCAAGCACGGCTTCGGCGGCGTCCGACAGACGCGAACCCTCGGTCCACAACGGCGCATAGCCGCGGGCCGCATAAAGCTGCCGCACGGTCCGGTCGGAAGACGAACGGACCTCCGCCTCGAGCACAGAGGGCGACGCGGCCTGCAATGGCGCCTGCAACGCCGCGTGCGAAGCGACGAGCAGCGCTGCAGCGAGCGCAATCCTCCGCGCGGCGGAGCGCCGCGTCTTCCGACCATCCATCATCCGGCGATCAGCCGCGCTCGCCGCGCCTGCGATCCGTCGTCGGTGCCGGTGCCGGTGTTGCGCACGCTGCGGTGCTCGGCAGGCTTTGCGCCTGGTTGAGGTGCATCTGGATCACCGGCACCGCCTGCGACGCGACGGTGCGAAGCGCCGGCCGGTCGCCGTCCTGCGAGAAGGTCTGGTGCAGGGTCAACGCCTCCTGGTGCGCCATGATCTGCTCGTTGCGGAAGGCGCTTTCGAAACCGCCCGGAGCGGCAGCCTGCAGCCGCTGCAGCATCTCCATATGCCGCGGCATCATCTGCGGCGGTGGCGGGGTGACGCCATCTGTCTGAGCGGCCTGGGTGATCTGGGCCGTGGTGCGGGTGTGATCGTCTACCAGCATCTGCGCGAACTGGCGGACCGTCGGATCGCAGGAGCGCTGCAGAGCCAGCTGGCCCGACTGAATCTCGAACATGTCGCTGCTCGCCGCGGTGGCGACATATTCCATCGCCGGCATGCCCGCGGGCGCCGCCTCGCTCGGGGCTGCGGCCGTTTCGTCCTCGGACGTCGACGAACAGGCAGTCGCGAGCAATGCCGCGCTCGCCGCCAAAAGAAGTGCTTTCATGCTTTGTGTCTCCCTAACGAGGTTTTGCCCCCGCTGCGGAGATACATACGACGGCACCCGCCCCTCGGTTCCGCGCAAAAACGGAACAGCCCGACGCTTGAACCGGAACAGACGCTCAGGAGAGGCAGCAACGCGGCAATGTCGCGAAGAATTCCGGCAAAGACTATTCGTGGCCGGCAGAAGCGACCACGCTGGTCAATCGCGCACCAGCCGGCCTTCCTGCGCCTTGAAATAGAATTGGCTGGCTACTAGCCATCCCTTGAGCGGGCGCAGCGGCAGCACGCACGTGATCAGCAGCAACGGCAGGCCGGTGACGATGTGCACCCACAAAGGCGGGCTGGCGAAGATCTCCAGCAGCAGAATCCACAGAACGGCCGGAATGCAGGTGAACATCTGGACGAAGAAGGCCGGACCATCGGCAGGCTCAGCAAAGGAATAATCGAGCCCGCAGACCTCGCATTCCGCACGGATCTTCAGAAATCCCTGGAAAATATGACCTTGGCCGCAGCGGGGGCACCGTCCGAACGGTCCCGTCTTGTGCGGGTCGAGCTTCGGCCAGGTCCTGCCCTGGCCATCCACGAAGCGCGCTTCCTGCGTATCGGTCACTCGAAATTCCATACAGAGTTGATGTTATGCATGGATACATGTAGACGTTTTACCCATACAATTCAAGAAAGCCTTCATGCGCTGGTCGCCTACCCTCGCCACCTCTTCCGGCCCGATCTATCGACGCATCGCCGATGCGATGGCGCAGGACGTCGCCGACGGAAGGCTCGCGGCCGGTGACCGCTTGCCGAGCCAGCGCGAACTTGCGCAACGGCTTGGAGTCGATCTTACCACTGTGACACGTGCCTATGCGGAGGCAGCGCGCCGTGGGCTCGTCGACAGCGACGGACGGCGCGGCAGCTTCGTGCGAGGTCCCGCAGCGGGCGCTTCGCCGCCGCGGGCTGTCGCCTCCGAGGCTGCCGGCGGAATGAACATGCCGCCGGAACCCGAAGGCGGATTACTGCGCGAGGCGATCGCGGCGGGTATTCCGCACATGATCGAACAGAGCGTAGCGTCGCTTCACTATCAGACGAGCGGCGGCAGCGAGGACGACCGCATCGCGGCCGCACGTTTTCTGGCGAAGACGATCGCCGGAACGTCGCCCGACGAGGTGGTGGTCACGGCCGGCGCCCAGAACGGCTTGCACGCAGTCTGCGGCATTCTGCTCGGATCCGGTGATCGGATCGCTGCCGGAGTGTTCACCTATCCGGGCTTTGTCGCTCTTGCCCGGCGGTTTGGCGCAACGCTGGTGCCGCTTGCAATGGACGAGGAGGGTATTCTGCCGGATGCGCTCGAGCGGGAGGCAAAGCGAGCGCCCCTCGCCGCACTCTATGTCATCCCGACCAACGACAATCCGACGACCGCCACCATGGGCTCGGCGCGTCGGCAGGCGATCGCCGACATAGCCCGGCGGTTCGGCATCCGGATCATCGAGGATGACCCTTATGGTCGCCTGCCCGAAAATCCGCTTTCCCCCATCGCCGCTCTGGTTCCCGAACTCACCTGGCACGTCACCAGCGTGTCGAAGATCCTGTCTCCCTGTTTGCGCGTCGGATTCGTCCGCGCACCCGATCTCCGCAGCGCCGCGCGGCTGGCCGGCGACATTCACGAAACCGCGATCATGCCGCCGCCGCTCAATCTCGCTCTGGTCAAACATTGGCTCGCCGACGGCACGTTCGCGCGATTGGTCCGCGGCGTCCGTGCCGAAGCCGAAACGCGGAGCCGCGCCGCAATCGCTTCGCTGAGCGGAGTCGATGTGCGACATCGCCCTGAGGGCTATCACCTGTGGCTGAAGCTCGACGCACGCCTTGCCGCCGCGGACATCACCGCCCAGGCGGCCGGCTTCAGTCTCCCAGTGGCACCGAGCTCCAGCTTCTGCTTCAACGGCGAGGCACCGTATCAGGCGCTGCGGCTCTCGCTCGGCGGCGCGCGTTCTCGGGATGCGGTCGTTCGTGAAGCCCGCCGTCTCGATGCCCTGCTGGCGCAAGCGGTCCGACGCGGACATGTCGTGGTCTAGCAAGGGAGTTAGGCGGTTCGGCACCGGTTCAGCTTCCCTGCACGAACATCCCCCACTCACGCAATTGGAGCCGATCGATGCGCCGCCTTGCTGTCCTTGCTCTTCTCGGCCTCGCAATGCCGGCGACCGCGCAGTTCGCGCCGCGCCATGATTATGAGGATGTCGGTCCGGCTAACCCGTTCATTGGTGACAGCAGCCTGCATGCGCCGCCGGTCCGCCGGGAATTGCGGGAGATCAGGAGCGGTGTCGATCATGCGCGCGACAGCGGCATGATCAGCCGCGGCGAAGCGCGCCGCCTCAACCGCGAAGCCCGCCAGATCGGTCGACTCGCCGAACGCTACGGCCGGGATGGTCTTTCGTCCGCCGAGTCGCGGGAGTTGCAGGGCCGAACAGTGGCACTCCGCGCTGCCGTGGCCCGCTCCCAACAGCCACCGGCTGGAAAATGATGCGCACAATCTCCAGGCGAACGCGACAAACCCTGTTCGGCCCGAGCCCCCGTCTGTAAGCCATCGTCGTGGATCACGCCGCACGCACCCAATTCATCGAGGCCAATCTACCGCTTGAGCCGGTCGCGTTCGTGCCCGAGATTCGGCTGCATCAGGCGGTCCCCGCCAGCGGTCTCGGCCGGTTGGCGGCGATAGATGATGCATTCACTACCCCATACTGGGCTTACGCATGGACCGGCGGTCTCGCTCTTGCCCGCTTCCTTCTCGACCACCCCGCCTGGGTCGCCGGAAAGACCGTGCTCGATCTCGGCTGCGGATCCGGGCTCGTCGCCATCGCCGCCGCGAAGGCGGGGGCCGCCTCGGTGAAAGCGGTCGACGTCGATCCCTACGCCGCCGCGGCAACCCGGCTGAACGCCCATGCGAACGGAGTCGACATGGATGTGGCGAACGAAGACCTGACCAGGGCTGCGTCGCTCGACGCGGGGTTGGTCCTCGTCGGTGATCTGTTCTACGATTTCGATCTGGCTGCGGGCGTGACCTCTTGCCTGGACCGCTGGTCGGCGCTCGGCACGCAAATCCTCATCGGTGATCCATGGCGCCGCGGCCTCCCCCGCGGGCGCTTGCGGACGCTCGCGAACTATGAGATCGCCGAGCGCTCCGGCGGCGAGCCGAGGAAGACGTCCGTATTCGCGTTCCGGTGTCCACCGGTCGATGTGGAGGCAGCAACCGCGAAGTGCGATCGAGAGATCCTCCCCGCCTGAACTCTCGGCTGAACGAGGCCGCTGCCCGCCCCGAACTCAGCGCTTGCGGAACTCGGCCGCGCCCGTCGGTTTGCGCGTATTCAGGATTTCACGCGCGGATTGGTCTCCGAGCAGTTGTGCCTGAAGGAAGGTTACGCTCAAGGCGGCCGCATCCGCCAGGGCGCGATCCGAAGTCGGGTCGCCGGTTGCGAGCATGTGGGTCGCGCCTTTGCCGATCCAGACATATTTGGCACCGGCCGCGGATGTCTCGAAGGCCGCAAGGTGCGCCTTCCAGTCCGGTGCGAAACCCGGGATGGTGTCGGCGTCGCCGGTGAACAGAAGCAACGGTTTGTCGAGCGTGGCGAAGCTTGCCGGGCCGATCAGGCCGGGGATGGGCCCTGGCGATGAGAGCGCAATAATGGCTCCGACGCGCTTGCTTCTGGCATGAACCATCGAATCCAGCGCACCGCCGCTGATCATGGCGGTCAGAGCGCCGTAGGAATGACCGGCCGCTGCCAGGGGCAGCCCCGGCGCCGCCGCAGCGGCCCAGGCTTCCGCAGCCGCGATGTCCGCAATACGGGTCGCAAATGCCGACTGCAGGCTGTGATCAGCGCCCGCATGCATTTTCGAATCGGTGTGAAGCGGCGCCACGACCAGGAAGTCGGCGCGGCGCCAGGTCTCGATCAGCTTTTCATAAGCGTCCGGCGCGCCGCCGCCGCCATGCGAGAAGAGGATTACGGCTCTGGCCTTGTCGGGCCGCCAGACGCTGAGCACGAGGTCACGATCGCCCGCCTTGACGGTGACAGTCTCCGCGGCGGCAAAGGCAGACGACGAGAGCATGGCTGCAAGCAAGGCGATCGCTCCGACGAGCGTGCGACGTGAGCATTCGATCATGAAGGCAATCCCCCTTTGCTACTTGGTCGCCCAAGCGCAGGGGACTTGTCCAGCCTCAGGCTGCGTCGGTGAACCGGCGGCGCTCCAGCAACATGTCGATTTCCTCGGCCGGCATGGCCGCGGCGAACAGGAACCCCTGCATCTCGGTGCAGCCGGCAGCTTCCAGGAAACGCCGCTGGTCCACCGTTTCCACCCCTTCCGCCGTCACGGCCAGCCCCATCGCCTGGCCAAGCGAGAGGACCGCGGAAACGATCGCCGCGGAGTCGACCGTCTGGCCAAGAGCGTGGATGAAGCTGCGATCGATCTTGATCCTGTCGACCTCGAACCGACGCAGGTAGCTCAGCGACGAATAGCCGGTCCCGAAATCGTCGAGCGCAACGGAGAAACCCGCACCGCGCAGTTGCGCAAGCGTGGTCCGCACCATTGTGTCGTCATCGAGCAGAACGCCCTCGGTGACTTCGAGCTGGATCCTCCGTGCGTCGGCGCCGGTCTCTCGAACGATCGCGATCAGGGTTTCGAAGAGGTCGCCCGAGCGGAACTGGACGGGCGACAGGTTCACCGACATGACGATGTCGGGCCAGCGGGTGGAGGCGACACAGGCTTCGCGCATCACCCAGGCACCGAGCCGCCGGATCTGTCCGGTGGCTTCGGCGATCGGGATGAATTGCTCGGGCGCGATCGGGCCGCGAGTCGGGTGGTTCCACCGCGCCAAAGCCTCGACTCCGACGATCTGGCGGCCGGCGCCGGAGATCTGAGGCTGATAATGGACGGAGAGTTCACCCTGCCCATCAAGGGCGCGACGCAGATCGTCCTCGATGCCGCTGCGCAGTTGAACCGTGGCGTCCATTCCGGGCTGGAAAATGCGATAGCAGTCGCGTCCCTCGTCCTTGGCACGGTAGAGCGCGATGTCCGCCTTGCGCAGCAATTCGGTGCGGTCCGTGCCTGCTTCGGGCGCGAACACCACGCCGATGCTGACACCCACATGCGCTTCCGACCCGAGCACCGTGAACGGCGCGTGCACCGCCATCAGCACCCGCGCGCACAAGATTTCGATCTCGGCACGTGCGCCTGCGCCGGTCAGCAGGATGCCGAACTCGTCACCGCCGAGCCTCGCGATGGTGTCGCCCTCCGACAGAAGCGCAGACAAACGCCCGCCAAATTCCTTAATAAGGGCGTCGCCGGCGAGGTGGCCGAGCGTATCGTTGACGTTCTTGAAGCGATCGAGATCGAGCAGCATGATCGCGACACTGCCGCCTTGGCGCGCTTCGACGAGGGCGTGATTCAAGCGGTCCTCGAACAGGGCGCGGTTGGGCAATGCGGTCAGCGGATCGTGGAAGGCCAGATGCTGCGCCTGCGCCCGGCTCGCCTCCAGCTCGACCCGCGAGCGAAGCCCTCGGCCGAGCAACCAAACCAATACCCCACCGACAAGCAGCAGCGCCACCACCAACGCGGGCAGCATGCGATCGGCAACCTGGCGACCCGGCCGGAACGGAGCCCATTCTATGTAGCCAAGGACGGACCCGCGCACGTCGCGCAGCTGCAATGCCGCGTCGGAGGTCTTGCGGGTGGTGAAACTTGCCGCATCGACGCCGTAGATGGTGGACAAGGTTTCGAGAAAATTCCCGTCCATGTAGCGCACCACGACGTGCAGCCGCTCGCGACCCGGCGCGAGTTCCACCTCGCCGGTCTCGCTCACCACCGGCTTGACGCTGACGATCGCGGGCCGGCCATGGATCCTGGTGAGGCCGCTGGCGCTGAGCGTCAGTTCGGGGCCCGGCGAGGCCGTGTCGCCGCGCAGCAGCCGCCGGTGTAGATCGGCCGCGAACGGCAGCACCGCCTGCGAGACACCGGCAAAGACACCCGGAGTACGCCGCTTCCCCCCGACCATGGCGTAGAGCGGACGCCCAGCGGGATCGAGCAGGTAGGCTTCGTCATATTTGTAGTAAGTGTAGAACCAGACGCCGAGATTCTGGTCCATCCAGTCATGGTCGAGCGGCGTCGCGAGCGATTGCCTGGCGGCGTCGTCCCAATTGGTCGAGGCCTCCTGCGTCTTGCGGATGTCCGCCCAGCCTTGGCGAAGGCCGATCTTGGCGAGCCGGGTCTGGCGCTGAACCGCAGCCTCGTCCGAGCCGGCCGCGGACATGCTCAGCACGGCGCCCACCAGCAGGGCGAGCACCAGCATCGCCGCCGCGGCGGGCAGCGCCACCGCGGTCAGCAGCGAATGCCGCCGTTTCTCGATCATCAACCCGGCCATCAACGACCGGCGCTAGCCGCGACTGGTTAATTGGTCGCTTACCGGCGCCCCGTAGATTCGCGATCCGCCGCTGTCAGCGCCTTGCCGCGGTTGTCTCGTCGCGGAGAGGCTTGAACTCGCCGCCTTCGTTCCAGGTCGGCCACGCCGCGCTATTCGCCAGTTCGCTGCCCAGAGCGAAGGCGACTCGCGCCTCCTGCGCGGTGCCCGCAAAGGTCCAGTCAGGGCTGAACGAGTCGCAGGGCTGGTGATAGCAGCGCGCATTGTAGGCCGTTACGATCGCCTCGCCCGCCCTGGTGCCGCCCTGCACCAGATCGCGCCCGGCACGGAAGGACAGCGCCGGTACCCCGCGCCGGGCAAAGGGGAAATGGTCGGAGCGATAATACCAGCCGGCTTCGGGATTGGGCTCGGCATCGGTGCGCAGGCCCTGCGCCGTGGCAACGCGGGCCAGATCGGCTTCGAGCGGAGTTCGGCCGCCTCCGATAAGTTCGATGTTGCGGGCGGCCGGCAGCACCACGTGCGGATCGAGATTGATCACCGCCGCCGTCCGCGCCAGCGGGTAAAGCGGGTGCGAGGCATAATAGTCCGCTCCGAGCAGCCCTTTTTCCTCGGCGGTCCAAGCCGCGAAGACGATCGTACGCGTCGGGCGCGGCCCCGCGGCGAAGGCACGCGCGACCTCCAGTAGTTCGGCAGTGCCGGTGGCGTTGTCGATGGCGCCGTTGCGGATCGGATCGCCTTTGCTGTCCGGCCCGTTACGACCGTTGGCATCCCAGTGCGCCCCGTACAGGACGAGTTCGTCCGGCCGGGATGCGCCTGGCAGCCGCGCGATCACGTTGCGGCTGGTGAACGGAGTGGCGCGGATCTCGCCCCGCGC
The nucleotide sequence above comes from Sphingosinicella sp. BN140058. Encoded proteins:
- a CDS encoding murein L,D-transpeptidase, with product MMDGRKTRRSAARRIALAAALLVASHAALQAPLQAASPSVLEAEVRSSSDRTVRQLYAARGYAPLWTEGSRLSDAAEAVLARLETADADGLDPRDYQVRRLRSAFDDANSSKGAARAEVQLSRGFLKYARDLRRSRAADMTYVDAALIPTAPSPGATLDRAAGAAGKPASLSEALGTHPLYEQLREAYLLWSERWGDLPQTRIAEGPPLRSGMRGERVQDLRMRLGLSPGDLFDVETGAAVRAFQASHGLAGNGIADKPTIALLNTGPRDFAAKLRLNLERARALPSMADRYVLVDAAAQRLWMYQGGRPVDSMKVIVGRVTEPTPMLAAYIRFAVLNPYWNVPPDLVQSRVAPKVLSQGLGYIRAERYQILSDWSDDAKPVDAKTIDWRAVARGEVEVPMRQLPGPKNSMGNMKFMFPNQFGVYLHDTPDKRLFGAADRKQSAGCVRVEDARRLARWLFGRVPTAKSAAPEQQVPLKSPVPVYITYLTAAPTGSGIAIREDIYGRDGEAGLRLAGRR
- a CDS encoding DUF4142 domain-containing protein codes for the protein MKALLLAASAALLATACSSTSEDETAAAPSEAAPAGMPAMEYVATAASSDMFEIQSGQLALQRSCDPTVRQFAQMLVDDHTRTTAQITQAAQTDGVTPPPPQMMPRHMEMLQRLQAAAPGGFESAFRNEQIMAHQEALTLHQTFSQDGDRPALRTVASQAVPVIQMHLNQAQSLPSTAACATPAPAPTTDRRRGERG
- a CDS encoding DUF983 domain-containing protein, which encodes MTDTQEARFVDGQGRTWPKLDPHKTGPFGRCPRCGQGHIFQGFLKIRAECEVCGLDYSFAEPADGPAFFVQMFTCIPAVLWILLLEIFASPPLWVHIVTGLPLLLITCVLPLRPLKGWLVASQFYFKAQEGRLVRD
- a CDS encoding PLP-dependent aminotransferase family protein — encoded protein: MRWSPTLATSSGPIYRRIADAMAQDVADGRLAAGDRLPSQRELAQRLGVDLTTVTRAYAEAARRGLVDSDGRRGSFVRGPAAGASPPRAVASEAAGGMNMPPEPEGGLLREAIAAGIPHMIEQSVASLHYQTSGGSEDDRIAAARFLAKTIAGTSPDEVVVTAGAQNGLHAVCGILLGSGDRIAAGVFTYPGFVALARRFGATLVPLAMDEEGILPDALEREAKRAPLAALYVIPTNDNPTTATMGSARRQAIADIARRFGIRIIEDDPYGRLPENPLSPIAALVPELTWHVTSVSKILSPCLRVGFVRAPDLRSAARLAGDIHETAIMPPPLNLALVKHWLADGTFARLVRGVRAEAETRSRAAIASLSGVDVRHRPEGYHLWLKLDARLAAADITAQAAGFSLPVAPSSSFCFNGEAPYQALRLSLGGARSRDAVVREARRLDALLAQAVRRGHVVV
- a CDS encoding methyltransferase codes for the protein MPEIRLHQAVPASGLGRLAAIDDAFTTPYWAYAWTGGLALARFLLDHPAWVAGKTVLDLGCGSGLVAIAAAKAGAASVKAVDVDPYAAAATRLNAHANGVDMDVANEDLTRAASLDAGLVLVGDLFYDFDLAAGVTSCLDRWSALGTQILIGDPWRRGLPRGRLRTLANYEIAERSGGEPRKTSVFAFRCPPVDVEAATAKCDREILPA
- a CDS encoding alpha/beta hydrolase gives rise to the protein MIECSRRTLVGAIALLAAMLSSSAFAAAETVTVKAGDRDLVLSVWRPDKARAVILFSHGGGGAPDAYEKLIETWRRADFLVVAPLHTDSKMHAGADHSLQSAFATRIADIAAAEAWAAAAAPGLPLAAAGHSYGALTAMISGGALDSMVHARSKRVGAIIALSSPGPIPGLIGPASFATLDKPLLLFTGDADTIPGFAPDWKAHLAAFETSAAGAKYVWIGKGATHMLATGDPTSDRALADAAALSVTFLQAQLLGDQSAREILNTRKPTGAAEFRKR
- a CDS encoding bifunctional diguanylate cyclase/phosphodiesterase, whose amino-acid sequence is MIEKRRHSLLTAVALPAAAAMLVLALLVGAVLSMSAAGSDEAAVQRQTRLAKIGLRQGWADIRKTQEASTNWDDAARQSLATPLDHDWMDQNLGVWFYTYYKYDEAYLLDPAGRPLYAMVGGKRRTPGVFAGVSQAVLPFAADLHRRLLRGDTASPGPELTLSASGLTRIHGRPAIVSVKPVVSETGEVELAPGRERLHVVVRYMDGNFLETLSTIYGVDAASFTTRKTSDAALQLRDVRGSVLGYIEWAPFRPGRQVADRMLPALVVALLLVGGVLVWLLGRGLRSRVELEASRAQAQHLAFHDPLTALPNRALFEDRLNHALVEARQGGSVAIMLLDLDRFKNVNDTLGHLAGDALIKEFGGRLSALLSEGDTIARLGGDEFGILLTGAGARAEIEILCARVLMAVHAPFTVLGSEAHVGVSIGVVFAPEAGTDRTELLRKADIALYRAKDEGRDCYRIFQPGMDATVQLRSGIEDDLRRALDGQGELSVHYQPQISGAGRQIVGVEALARWNHPTRGPIAPEQFIPIAEATGQIRRLGAWVMREACVASTRWPDIVMSVNLSPVQFRSGDLFETLIAIVRETGADARRIQLEVTEGVLLDDDTMVRTTLAQLRGAGFSVALDDFGTGYSSLSYLRRFEVDRIKIDRSFIHALGQTVDSAAIVSAVLSLGQAMGLAVTAEGVETVDQRRFLEAAGCTEMQGFLFAAAMPAEEIDMLLERRRFTDAA